TTATGCTTGTACCTGCCTACCTACAACGGTTTTATATGGCTTCTTCTGTAGGGCAAGCCGCAAAAGTGCTTAACAAAATTGCCATAATTCCTTGTGTGATAGCTTTACTCATTTTCAGTGTTACAGCAGCTTTACATATGCATGGGGATAGTATTCCATCCAATCAGAATGTCTTCCACTATATCCTTTCCCTTTCCTATTTTCCTGGTATGCTAGGCCTATTGGTAACGGCTATAATAGCGTTGTTGATGTCTACCGCTGATTCCAACTTACATGTTGCCTCTGTTTTATTTACCCATGACCTATGGCCTTTTATAACTAGGGTTCCCAAGTCACGTAACGGCTCGCTCAAAATTGTACGTATCGTCTCTACTGGTATAGGGATGATCAGTCTTCTGTTGGTGTTCTATACAACCAGTATTTTTCAATTAATGTGCAAAGTGATCTACCTTTATGACCCCGCTGTTTCAGTTCCCTTTATACTAGCTTGCTTGGGCTTTAGGCCTAGATCTTTTGTTGTGGTAATAGTCATGGGTTTGAACATACTCATAGCAACGTATTTTATTTTTTACCAAAAGCAAGCTGTATCACATAATCACGTTATCCTTTCAATGGTTGTAAGCGCAGGCAGCTTGTTTGCCTTACATTATCTGCTTCCTAAACGTCCCCATACCGGCTGGATAGGTATACAAGACCGTAGTGCCTGGGATTTACAAAACCAAATCACCAAACGCTGGTGGTTGACACGGATGCAACGATTTAAAATGTTTTGTACAAGGTCCTATCGTATAAGCGTTTTCCCTACCCAAGAACGTACCTTTGTAGCGGTAGGTTGCTATACTATTATTAATGCCATTATCGCGTTGTGCTTTATTCAAAGGCAGTATTTCCTTCCCTATGTATACCTCTATATGGCCATGATGGCCTTGGGAACCATCCTAGCGCTCTATCCAACCCTGCATGCCTATCAAAAAGGCGGAACACCGCTATTGCATGATCTATGGCCTATGCTATTGTTGTTCCTGCTCTTTATAGCCCCTATACAATTTGCTAAGTTAGGTCATTATAGCCCTATGGTTTGTGCATTAGGGGTTAGTAACCTGGGCTTAGGCATCGTTTTACTTTCGCTAGAAACAAGTAGTATCCTGTTAGCTGTAGCGTTAGGGATACATCAAGCTATACCGCCTTATACGCCCTGTTTAGCTTTAGCTAGCTGGGGTCTTTCTATAGAACTTGTACTAGCTTCAATGCTTATAACGGCTGCCATAATAGGCTTTGGTATCTATAAATACCTACGAGACAAAGCAACCGCTAAACTTAACATTATCGAACTTACTAGAACCTATGAACAAAGGATTTCCTTAGAAGCCATCTATAGCCAAGCGCATTGGGCTAGATTGGATGCCACTGCTGGAGGTAACCTCTTACGAGAAATGGGCCATACCCTACAAGAAACTTTGTTGCCTATTGCAAGGAATGATCCGCATAAAGTAGAAAATGAGATAATACGCTTTAACAAGAAACTACAAAAATTCAGCGATTGTCTGGCATGGAGAGCCCAAGAAGAACGGAGCCTAAAACTTAATAAAAAAGCTATTCAACCCATCCCACTTGAATTAACTATCTTAAAAGTAAATCAACAAATATTGGACTTAGGGGAACCGTTAGCGTTGCTATTGCGTAAGCAAACAGACGTAGCTGAAATAGCAGTAGATCCCGCATTATTGGAATGCTTGCTCCTCCTCAACCTATGGGCAATCAGCAAGAGCCAACAAGCTACCGATCATATCGTAACCTTAACCCTTGCAGCTACTACCTTGCAGTATGGTTTGACAGCAGAAACCACGGCTGATCTCCCTTCCTTAACTTTACCTGCGCTGGCTTTCCGTTTTAGTACGGATACAAGTCTACCAAACCTAAAACCTAGCTATCGTATCACAGCAATGAACGCAAATAGTACCCTACCTGCTAGTGAAGCGCAATTTTATCAGCTAGAAAGCAAACAAATCGTAGAAGCCCACGGGGGCTATGTGGAAATAATAGAAAGTCCAACGCAGGTAAATTGCCTTTACGTATTCCCGCTGGATGGCCGTAAGGTTATGCGCTTTAAAACATATGATCCTGCTGATCTGGTAGCTAATAAAATAGCTGAAACAGCAGAAAGCTTGGCGCAAGAGCAGGAATTGATAGGGTTACTTACGGCACAGACTACGCTTAGGGAAGAGCTTATACAGCAAACCATTGCCTTTATTAAAAAGGCCCATGGTTTAGTACGGCGTAAATCAGGGTCCCCCTATTATACCCATCCCATGGCGGTGGCTAAACTGCTGTTGGAGGCTACCCAAGATCCAGACACCATCCTAGTGGGTTTGCTGCATGATATCGTAGAGGATACGCCTGTTACGCTATCTCAGCTGGAGCTGATGTATGGCAGTGAAGTAGCTGCTGTGGTCGATCAGGTTACCCACTTCAATACCAATGGGTATCCTTGGGAATTAGATAAATTAGAAAATAAAAATATACTCCATCAATGTAGGGATATACGTGTGGTACAAGTAAAGCTGGCAGATCGATTGCATAATATGCGTACCTTATCTGCCCGTAAGCCATCCGACCAACAACGTATAGCTAAAGAAACCTTAGCTTTTTATATACCGTGGGGAACAAAGCACCACGTACCTCAGCAATGGCTAGCAGAAATGCAGCGCATTTGTGAAGGGATTATTGCTAAGCAGCTTACATAGTAACTATAGCGTCTTTACACAGGCTTCCTTTCCTGCGCCAAAGCCTACCGGGCTAATAGCTATTACGCGTTGCTGTAGGCATAGATTTTTACACAATAATAATAGTTACTATTAGGTATAGTAATTTTTTTTCTGTAAATAAAAGCAAGTAATCATTATAAACATAGTAAAGTACATTTTTTACAACGCAATAAAGTAAAGGAGCAATGGTAAGTCATATTGATTTAATGATTATAGGGTTATCCTTAATAGGCACTTTGGTTATTGGAATTTACTACGGGAGAGATATCAAGACTTTCCAAGCGTATGCTGTAGGGAATAGAAAAATGTCTACCAGTGTAGTTGCTATTTCCCTGATAGCTACATGGTATGGCGGTGCAACTTTGCAGATTAGGTTGGATCAGAGCTATCGACAAGGCTTAAAGACGTATTACATCTTTTTTAGTTTTAGTTTGACTGCCATCATGTATCTTTTTTCTCGGTTTCTTACGCCAAGAATGAAGGAATTCATGGGGCATTTTTCTATAGCAGAATCTATGGGAAGCTTATATGGATCAGCCGCTCGCATCGTTACTGCCCTACTTGGTATCCTTTTGGCTATTGCTTATTTAACCACTCAGATTAAGGTTGGTTTTGAAATTATGTCCATTTTATTCCCTAAAGTAGTACAACTTCAAACCTATTCAACCATACTTTTAATCTTATTGGTTATGGCGTATGCTACATTTGGAGGGGCAAGAGCGGTAGCTGTAACCGATGTCTATCAATTTCTCCTTTTTGGGCTTTGCTTCCCTATGCTTCTTTTCGTTTTGCTATTTTCTACGGAAGATCTAGCAACGGGCTGGAAAAAACTTACTGCTCTACCGCAGTTTAACCTAAACAAGATGTGCACAGGGAATACCTTAACAAGTTTACTTCCTGGTTTTATATCTAGGCTTTTAATTCTGGTTATACCTGCCTATATTCAACGGTTTTACATGGCTGCTTCTGTAGAGCAAGCCACAAAAGTTTTTAGTAAAGTTGCTATCATACCCTGTGTGATAGCTTTGCTTATCTTCAGTGTTACAGCAGCTTTACATATACATGGAGATAACATTCCATCCAATCAGAATGTTCTCCACTATATCCTTTCCCTTGCCTATTTCCCTGGTATGTTAGGTATATTGGTAACAGCTATGCTTGCATTGTTGATGTCTACCGCTGATTCTCACTTACATATTGCCTCTGTTTTATTTACCCATGACCTATACCCCTTTATAGCCGGGTTTACCAAGTCACACAACCGATCGCTCAAAATTATACGTATCGCTTCTATTTGTATAGGTATGATCAGCCTCTTGATGGTATTCCATACAACCAATATTCTGCAATTAATGTACAAAACGTACTACTTTTATTGGCCAGCTGTATCGATTCCCTTTATAATAGCTTGTTTGGGATTTAGACCCAGATCTGTTGTTGTGCTAACAGCCATGGGATTGAGCATACTCATAGCAGGTATTATTATTTTTATCAAAAAACAATCTGTATCACATAATCACATTATCCTTTCAATGATTGTAAGCGCAGGTAGCTTGTTCCTTTTACACTATCTGTTTCCTAAACGTTCCCATACCGGTTGGGTAGGTATCCCAGATAGCAGTGCCTGGGATTTACAAAACCAAATCACCAAACGCTGGTGGTTGACACGGATGCAACGATTTAAAATGTTTTGTACAAGGTCCTATCGTATAAGCGTTTTCCCTACCCAAGAACGTACCTTTGTAGCGGTAGGTTGCTATACTATTATTAATGCCATTATCGCGTTGTGCTTTATTCAAAGGCAGTATTTCCTTCCCTATGTATACCTCTATATGGCTGTAATGGCTTTGGGAACGATCCTAGCGCTCTACCCAGCCCTGCATGCTTATCAAAAAGGCGGAACACCGCTATTGCATAATTTATGGCCTATGCTATTGTTTCTTCTGCTTTTTATTGCGCCCCTTCAATTTGCTAAACTAGGACACTATAGCCCTATGGTTTGTGCATTATGGGTTAGTAACCTGGGCTTAGGCATCGTTTTACTTTCGCTAGAAACAAGTAGTATCCTGTTAGCTGTAGCGTTAGGGATACATCAAGCTATACCGCCTTATACGACCTGTTTAGCTTTAGCTAGCTGGGGTCTTTCTATAGAACTTGTACTAGCTTCAATGCTTATAACGGCTGCCATAATAGGCCTTGGTATCTATAAATACCTACGAGACAAAGCAACCGCTAAACTTAACATTATCGAACTTACTAGAACCTATGAACAAAGGATTTCCTTAGAAGCCATCTATAGCCAAGCGCATTGGGCTAGATTGGATGCCACTGCTGGAGGTACCCTTTTACGAGAAATGGGCCATGCACTACAAGAAATCAGTGAAGTCCTCTATAAACAGAATCCAACTGGTTTACGGAACGAAATAGTATCCTTTAATAAAAAACTACAAAAGTTCAGCGATTGCTTAGCATGGAGAGCCCAAGAAGAACGTAGCCTAAAACTTAATAAAAAATCTATTCAGCCCACCCCGCTTGAATCAACTATTCTAATAGTAAATCAACAAATATTGGACTTAGGGGAACCGTTAGCGTTGCTATTGCGTAAGCAAACAGACGTAGCTGAAATAGCAGTAGATCCCGCATTATTGGAGTGCTTGCTCCTCCTCAACCTATGGGCAATCAGCAAGAGCCAACAAGCTACCGATCATATCGTAACCTTAACCCTTGCCGCTACTACCTTGCAATACGGCCTAGCAACAGAAACTGCGGCTGATCTCCCTTCCTTAACCTTACCTGCGCTGGCTTTCTATTTTAGTACGGGTACAAGCCTACCAAACCTGAAACCTAGCTATCGTATCACAGCAATGAACGCAAATACTGCCCTACCTGCTAGTGAAGCGCAGTTTTATCAACTAGAAAGCAACCAAATTGTAGAAGCCCACGGGGGCTATGTAGAAATAATAGAAAGCCCAACACAGGTAAATTGCCTTTACGTATTCCCGCTGGATGGCCGTAAGGTTATGCGCTTTAAAACGTATGATCCTGCTGATCTGGTAGCTAATAAAATAGCTGAAACAGCAGAAAGCTTGGCGCAAGAGCAGGAATTGATAGGGTTACTTACGGCACAGACTACGCTTAGGGAAGAGCTTATACAGCAAATCATTGCCTTTATTAAAAACGCCCATGGTTTAGTACGGCGTAAATCAGGGTCTCCCTACTATACCCATCTGATGGCAGTAGCCAAACTGCTGTTGGAAGCTACCCAGGATCCTGACACCATCCTAGCGGGTTTGTTGCATGATATCGTAGAGGATACACCTGTTACGCTACCTCAGCTGGAGCTGATGTATGGCAGTGAAGTAGCTACTATGGTCGATCAGGTTACCCACTACAATACCAATGGCTACCCTTGGAAATTAGATAAAGTAGCAAATAAACATATACTCCATCAATGTAGGGATATACGTGTGGTACAAGTAAAGCTAGCAGATCGATTGCATAATATGCGTACGTTATCTGCCCGTAAGCCATCCGATCAACAGCGTATAGCGCAGGAAACCTTAGCTTTTTATATCCCGTGGGGGAAAAACCATAAGGCGCCTCAGCAATGGTTAGCAGAAATGCAGCGCATTTGTGAAGGGATTATTACTAAGCAGCTTTAAAGTAAATACAGCGCTTCTTTATACAAGGATACCATTGTGTAGGGACAAACTAGCTAAAAAGAAAGAAAAATAGAATGAAAAGCTTAGAATTTAAACTATTGTACTGTACATACGGAATTAAAATTTATCAATCCAGTTGGTATAAAGTTAATCCTGTGTTTACTGATTTTGTTATACAACAATAGTATATTGCTCAGGTTGGCACAGCATGCCAGGCCTTGTTCCAGCTCTTTGATTGTATCTCAATAATATTAAACGTACAATGAAAAAATAACGGTAAAAACACAGCAAAAATTATACTAGCGACTCATCCACAATGGCATCAATTGTGTTTAAAATAAAGGTTTCGCATAGGGAATGTGTTGCTTATTGAGGGCTTACGCAAGGAAGAACTGTTTCATATAGGGTAAAGTGTGTTGCACGAAACTTTCTATATCCCTCCATATAGGCCATTTCTTTCGGGGTAGCAAGCTTCCCTGCTTGAATCTTTTTAGCCATTTCCTTTAACCCACAAGGAAGAACAGGAATTGACCTAAATTCATCTAAAGCATCTTGTAACTCTTTGCTTTTATAATCCAGTATAAAAAATGGATATTTAAAAATATACCCAGGGCATCTAGCATGTAGTAAATCTTCCATTAAGTAAAGTGGAATGGTAGGCTTGGGACAACAGCGATAGGCACTGCAAGCTGAACGA
Above is a window of Candidatus Cardinium hertigii DNA encoding:
- a CDS encoding sodium:solute symporter family protein yields the protein MVSHIDLMIIGLSLIGTLVIGIYYGRDIKTFQAYAVGNRKMSTSVVAISLIATWYGGATLQIRLDQSYRQGLKTYYIFFSFSLTAIMYLFSRFLTPRMKEFMGHFSIAESMGSLYGSAARIVTALLGILLAIAYLTTQIKVGFEIMSILFPKVVQLQTYSTILLILLVMAYATFGGARAVAVTDVYQFLLFGLCFPMLLFVLLFSTEDLATGWKKLTALPQFNLNKMCTGNTLTSLLPGFISRLLILVIPAYIQRFYMAASVEQATKVFSKVAIIPCVIALLIFSVTAALHIHGDNIPSNQNVLHYILSLAYFPGMLGILVTAMLALLMSTADSHLHIASVLFTHDLYPFIAGFTKSHNRSLKIIRIASICIGMISLLMVFHTTNILQLMYKTYYFYWPAVSIPFIIACLGFRPRSVVVLTAMGLSILIAGIIIFIKKQSVSHNHIILSMIVSAGSLFLLHYLFPKRSHTGWVGIPDSSAWDLQNQITKRWWLTRMQRFKMFCTRSYRISVFPTQERTFVAVGCYTIINAIIALCFIQRQYFLPYVYLYMAVMALGTILALYPALHAYQKGGTPLLHNLWPMLLFLLLFIAPLQFAKLGHYSPMVCALWVSNLGLGIVLLSLETSSILLAVALGIHQAIPPYTTCLALASWGLSIELVLASMLITAAIIGLGIYKYLRDKATAKLNIIELTRTYEQRISLEAIYSQAHWARLDATAGGTLLREMGHALQEISEVLYKQNPTGLRNEIVSFNKKLQKFSDCLAWRAQEERSLKLNKKSIQPTPLESTILIVNQQILDLGEPLALLLRKQTDVAEIAVDPALLECLLLLNLWAISKSQQATDHIVTLTLAATTLQYGLATETAADLPSLTLPALAFYFSTGTSLPNLKPSYRITAMNANTALPASEAQFYQLESNQIVEAHGGYVEIIESPTQVNCLYVFPLDGRKVMRFKTYDPADLVANKIAETAESLAQEQELIGLLTAQTTLREELIQQIIAFIKNAHGLVRRKSGSPYYTHLMAVAKLLLEATQDPDTILAGLLHDIVEDTPVTLPQLELMYGSEVATMVDQVTHYNTNGYPWKLDKVANKHILHQCRDIRVVQVKLADRLHNMRTLSARKPSDQQRIAQETLAFYIPWGKNHKAPQQWLAEMQRICEGIITKQL
- a CDS encoding sodium:solute symporter family protein — its product is MLGHIDVMIIGLALIGTLVIGIYYGRDIKTFQAYAVGNRKMSTSVVAISLIATIYGARILNEGLDDCYRQGFERFMKLSVLIAAILYLFSRLIMPRMKEFMGHLSIAESMGSLYGSAARIITSLLGIVVSIALLTVQIKVGLEIITLLFPKIVPFQTYSTILLTLLIMAYATFGGARAVAITDVYQFLLFGLCFPLLIFVLLFSTEDLAAGWQKLTAVPQFNPNKMCTGHTLTTLLSYFIYMSVLMLVPAYLQRFYMASSVGQAAKVLNKIAIIPCVIALLIFSVTAALHMHGDSIPSNQNVFHYILSLSYFPGMLGLLVTAIIALLMSTADSNLHVASVLFTHDLWPFITRVPKSRNGSLKIVRIVSTGIGMISLLLVFYTTSIFQLMCKVIYLYDPAVSVPFILACLGFRPRSFVVVIVMGLNILIATYFIFYQKQAVSHNHVILSMVVSAGSLFALHYLLPKRPHTGWIGIQDRSAWDLQNQITKRWWLTRMQRFKMFCTRSYRISVFPTQERTFVAVGCYTIINAIIALCFIQRQYFLPYVYLYMAMMALGTILALYPTLHAYQKGGTPLLHDLWPMLLLFLLFIAPIQFAKLGHYSPMVCALGVSNLGLGIVLLSLETSSILLAVALGIHQAIPPYTPCLALASWGLSIELVLASMLITAAIIGFGIYKYLRDKATAKLNIIELTRTYEQRISLEAIYSQAHWARLDATAGGNLLREMGHTLQETLLPIARNDPHKVENEIIRFNKKLQKFSDCLAWRAQEERSLKLNKKAIQPIPLELTILKVNQQILDLGEPLALLLRKQTDVAEIAVDPALLECLLLLNLWAISKSQQATDHIVTLTLAATTLQYGLTAETTADLPSLTLPALAFRFSTDTSLPNLKPSYRITAMNANSTLPASEAQFYQLESKQIVEAHGGYVEIIESPTQVNCLYVFPLDGRKVMRFKTYDPADLVANKIAETAESLAQEQELIGLLTAQTTLREELIQQTIAFIKKAHGLVRRKSGSPYYTHPMAVAKLLLEATQDPDTILVGLLHDIVEDTPVTLSQLELMYGSEVAAVVDQVTHFNTNGYPWELDKLENKNILHQCRDIRVVQVKLADRLHNMRTLSARKPSDQQRIAKETLAFYIPWGTKHHVPQQWLAEMQRICEGIIAKQLT